One Neovison vison isolate M4711 chromosome 2, ASM_NN_V1, whole genome shotgun sequence genomic window carries:
- the LRRC8B gene encoding volume-regulated anion channel subunit LRRC8B, whose translation MITLTELKCLADAQSSYHILKPWWDVFWYYITLIMLLVAVLAGALQLTQSRVLCCLPCKVEFDNHCAVPWDLLKASANTSSSDPGTPLPLPLRIQNDLHRQQYSYIDAVCYEKQLHWFAKFFPYLVLLHTLIFAACSNFWLHYPSTSSRLEHFVAILHKCFDSPWTTRALSETVAEQSVRPLTLSKSKVLLSSSGCSADVDSSKQSLPYPQPGLESAGIESPTSSVLDKKEGEQAKAIFEKVKRFRMHVEQKDIIYRVYLKQIIVKVILFVLIITYVPYFLTYITLEIDCSVDVQAFTGYKRYQCVYSLAEIFKVLASFYVILVILYGLTSSYSLWWMLRSSLKQYSFEALREKSNYSDIPDVKNDFAFILHLADQYDPLYSKRFSIFLSEVSENKLKQINLNNEWTVEKLKSKLVKNSQDKVELHLFMLNGLPDNVFELTEIEVLSLELIPEVKLPSAISQLVNLKELHVYHSSLLVDHPALGFLEENLKILRLKFTEMGKIPRWVFHLKNLKELYLSGCVLPEQLSTMQLEGFQDLKNLRTLYLKSSLSRIPQVITDLLPSLQKLSLDNEGSKLVVLNNLKKMVNLKSLELISCDLERIPHSIFSLNNLHELDLKENNLKTVEEIISFQHLQNLSCLKLWHNNIAYIPAQIGALSNLEQLSLNHNNIENLPLQLFLCTKLHYLDLSYNHLTFIPEEIQYLSNLQYFAVTNNNIETLPDGLFQCKKLQCLLLGKNSLMSLSPHVGELSNLTHLELIGNYLETLPPELEGCQSLKRSCLIVEENLLNTLPLPVTERLQTCLDKC comes from the exons ATGATTACACTAACGGAGCTGAAATGTTTAGCAGACGCCCAGTCATCCTATCACATCCTAAAACCATGGTGGGACGTCTTCTGGTATTACATCACCCTGATCATGCTGCTGGTGGCCGTGCTGGCCGGAGCTCTCCAGCTCACACAGAGCAGGGTTCTGTGCTGTCTTCCATGTAAGGTGGAATTTGACAATCACTGTGCCGTGCCTTGGGACCTCCTGAAAGCCAGCGCCAACACGTCCTCCTCTGATCCCGGGACGCCGCTTCCACTCCCCCTCAGAATCCAGAATGATCTCCACCGACAGCAGTACTCCTACATCGATGCCGTCTGTTACGAGAAGCAGCTCCACTGGTTCGCCAAGTTCTTCCCCTACCTGGTGCTCCTGCACACACTCATCTTTGCAGCCTGCAGCAACTTCTGGCTTCACTACCCCAGTACCAGTTCCAGACTCGAGCATTTCGTGGCCATCCTCCACAAGTGCTTCGATTCTCCGTGGACCACCCGTGCCCTGTCCGAAACGGTGGCCGAGCAGTCCGTGAGGCCGCTGACCCTCTCCAAGTCCAAGGTCCTGCTTTCGTCCTCAGGGTGTTCGGCCGACGTTGATTCCAGCAAGCAGTCATTGCCCTATCCACAGCCTGGCTTGGAGTCAGCTGGCATCGAAAGCCCCACTTCCAGCGTCCTGGACAAGAAGGAGGGCGAACAGGCCAAAGCCATCtttgaaaaagtgaaaagattCCGCATGCACGTGGAGCAGAAGGACATCATTTACAGAGTGTATCTGAAGCAGATCATCGTGAAGGTCATTCTGTTTGTCCTCATCATAACCTACGTTCCATATTTTCTAACCTACATCACACTTGAAATTGACTGTTCGGTCGATGTACAAGCTTTCACAGGCTACAAACGCTACCAGTGTGTCTACTCCTTGGCAGAAATATTTAAGGTGTTGGCttcattttatgtgattttagTTATACTTTATGGTCTCACCTCCTCCTACAGCTTATGGTGGATGCTGAGGAGTTCTCTGAAGCAATATTCCTTCGAGGCATTGAGAGAAAAGAGCAACTACAGCGATATCCCTGATGTCAAGAATGACTTCGCCTTCATCCTCCATCTGGCCGATCAATATGATCCCCTCTATTCCAAACGCTTCTCCATATTCCTGTCGGAGGTCAGTGAGAACAAACTGAAACAGATCAACCTCAATAATGAATGGACGGTTGAGAAACTAAAGAGTAAGCTTGTGAAAAACTCCCAGGACAAGGTAGAACTGCATCTTTTTATGCTAAATGGTCTTCCAGACAATGTGTTTGAGTTGACAGAAATCGAAGTGCTCAGCCTGGAGCTCATCCCCGAAGTCAAGCTGCCCTCCGCCATCTCACAGCTGGTCAACCTCAAGGAGCTTCATGTGTACCATTCGTCCCTCCTGGTGGACCACCCGGCGTTGGGCTTCTTGGAGGAGAACTTAAAAATCCTCCGCCTGAAATTTACCGAAATGGGGAAGATCCCACGCTGGGTATTTCACCTGAAGAATCTCAAGGAACTTTATCTGTCGGGCTGTGTTCTCCCTGAGCAGTTGAGTACCATGCAGCTGGAAGGCTTTCAAGACTTAAAAAACCTGAGGACCCTCTACTTGAAGAGCAGCCTGTCCCGGATCCCACAAGTCATTACAGACCTCCTGCCTTCACTGCAGAAGTTGTCCCTCGATAATGAGGGAAGCAAACTGGTGGTGTTGAACAACTTGAAAAAGATGGTCAATCTGAAAAGCCTGGAGCTGATCAGCTGTGACCTGGAACGCATCCCACACTCCATTTTCAGCCTGAACAACCTGCATGAATTAGatctaaaagaaaataaccttAAAACGGTGGAAGAGATCATTAGCTTTCAGCATCTCCAGAATCTTTCCTGCCTAAAGTTGTGGCACAATAACATTGCTTATATCCCTGCCCAGATCGGGGCACTATCTAATCTAGAGCAGCTCTCTTTGAACCACAATAATATCGAGAATCTGCCCCTGCAGCTTTTCCTATGCACCAAACTACATTATTTAGATCTAAGCTATAACCACCTGACCTTCATTCCAGAAGAAATCCAGTATCTGAGTAATTTGCAGTACTTTGCTGTGACCAACAACAAT atTGAGACGCTACCAGATGGGCTGTTTCAGTGCAAAAAGCTGCAGTGTTTACTTTTGGGGAAAAATAGCCTGATGAGTTTGTCCCCTCACGTGGGAGAGCTGTCGAACCTGACTCATCTGGAGCTCATTGGTAATTACCTGGAAACACTTCCTCCTGAACTGGAAGGATGTCAGTCCCTAAAACGGAGCTGTCTGATTGTAGAGGAGAATTTGCTCAACACGCTTCCTCTCCCTGTAACAGAACGTTTGCAGACGTGCTTAGATAAATGCTGA